One Halioglobus japonicus DNA segment encodes these proteins:
- a CDS encoding HU family DNA-binding protein, whose protein sequence is MATKKAAAKKKAPAKKKVAAKKAPAKKKAAAKKAPAKKAAAPARKATALKEKMTKSQIVASLAESTDLSKKQVNAVLDELNVLIERSIKKRSVGEFTIPGVMKITTVKKPARKARKGINPFTGEETTFKAKPASIAVKIRPLKKLKEYAAS, encoded by the coding sequence ATGGCGACTAAGAAAGCAGCAGCGAAGAAAAAGGCTCCGGCCAAGAAAAAGGTAGCGGCTAAGAAAGCTCCAGCTAAGAAAAAAGCAGCAGCGAAGAAAGCCCCTGCCAAAAAGGCAGCAGCTCCCGCGCGTAAGGCAACTGCGCTGAAGGAGAAAATGACCAAGAGCCAGATCGTTGCGAGCCTCGCGGAAAGCACTGATCTGAGCAAGAAGCAGGTTAATGCCGTTCTGGATGAACTGAATGTGCTGATCGAGCGCTCTATTAAGAAGCGTTCCGTTGGTGAATTCACTATTCCTGGTGTGATGAAGATCACCACTGTGAAGAAGCCCGCCCGCAAAGCGCGCAAGGGTATCAACCCCTTCACTGGTGAAGAGACGACCTTCAAGGCGAAGCCTGCCAGCATTGCTGTCAAGATCCGCCCGCTGAAGAAATTGAAGGAATACGCCGCTTCCTAA
- a CDS encoding proline--tRNA ligase gives MRTSNFLIATQKETPADAEVISHQLMLRAGLIRKLASGLYTWLPLGLRVLRKVENIVREEMDGAGAQEVSMPVVQPAELWEESGRWEQYGPELLRIHDRHERDFCLGPTHEEVITDLIRNEIKSYKQLPINMYQIQTKVRDEIRPRFGIMRSREFLMKDAYSFHVDQPSLEDTYQVMHQAYSAIFTRLGLDFRPVIADTGSIGGSASHEFHVLANSGEDDIAFSDSSDYAANVEMAEAVAPAGDRPAPAAELTEVATPGVKTIEDLCTFLEIEANTSVKTLVVHGEEEGQLVALVLRGDHQLNGIKVEKLSGIASPLCMADEEAVRAACGAGFGSLGPVGMNIDVIVDRSAAALADFSCGANKDGFHFTGANWERDCPLGRVEDLREVVEGDPSPDGQGTLQIKRGIEVGHIFQLGTKYSDAMKAQVLDDTGRNVTMTMGCYGIGVSRVVASAIEQNHDDKGIIWPAAMAPFQLAIVPLNMQKSEEVAACAEELYATLKAQGVDVLMDDRNERPGVKFADMELIGIPHRIVIGDRALKEGNIEYKGRRDDDSQLIPREQIVEFITAQLTG, from the coding sequence ATGCGCACCAGCAACTTCCTGATCGCCACCCAGAAAGAAACACCCGCCGACGCCGAGGTCATCAGCCACCAGCTCATGCTCCGCGCCGGACTGATTCGTAAGCTCGCATCCGGCCTCTACACCTGGCTCCCCCTCGGCCTGCGTGTGCTGCGTAAGGTAGAGAACATTGTGCGCGAAGAAATGGACGGCGCGGGCGCCCAGGAAGTCAGTATGCCGGTCGTGCAACCGGCAGAACTGTGGGAAGAATCGGGTCGCTGGGAACAGTACGGCCCTGAACTATTGCGCATCCACGACCGGCACGAGCGCGATTTCTGCCTTGGCCCCACGCACGAGGAAGTCATCACCGACCTGATCCGCAATGAAATCAAGAGCTACAAACAGCTGCCGATCAACATGTACCAGATCCAGACCAAGGTGCGCGACGAGATCCGGCCCCGTTTCGGCATCATGCGCTCGCGCGAGTTCCTGATGAAAGACGCCTACTCTTTCCACGTGGACCAGCCCTCACTGGAAGACACCTACCAGGTTATGCACCAGGCCTACAGCGCGATATTTACGCGCCTGGGCCTGGATTTTCGCCCCGTCATCGCCGACACGGGTTCCATTGGCGGCAGCGCCTCCCATGAATTCCACGTGCTGGCCAACTCCGGCGAAGACGACATTGCATTCTCCGACAGCAGTGACTACGCCGCCAACGTAGAAATGGCCGAGGCAGTGGCCCCTGCCGGCGACCGCCCTGCCCCTGCCGCGGAGCTCACAGAAGTAGCTACCCCTGGTGTCAAAACTATTGAGGACCTCTGCACCTTCCTCGAGATCGAAGCCAACACGTCGGTGAAAACCCTGGTTGTTCACGGCGAGGAGGAGGGCCAGCTGGTCGCCCTGGTGTTGCGCGGCGATCACCAACTCAATGGCATCAAGGTAGAAAAGCTAAGTGGCATTGCCTCGCCGCTGTGCATGGCCGATGAAGAAGCCGTGCGCGCAGCCTGTGGCGCCGGCTTTGGCTCCCTGGGCCCGGTAGGCATGAATATCGATGTCATCGTCGACCGCAGCGCCGCCGCACTGGCGGACTTCAGCTGTGGTGCCAACAAAGACGGCTTCCACTTTACCGGTGCCAACTGGGAGCGCGATTGCCCCCTAGGCCGAGTGGAAGACCTCCGCGAAGTCGTAGAGGGCGACCCCAGCCCGGACGGCCAGGGCACGTTGCAAATCAAACGCGGCATCGAGGTTGGCCACATCTTCCAACTGGGCACGAAGTACAGCGATGCCATGAAGGCCCAGGTACTCGACGATACCGGCCGCAATGTCACTATGACCATGGGCTGTTACGGCATCGGCGTGAGCCGGGTTGTGGCCTCGGCGATCGAACAGAATCACGACGACAAGGGCATTATCTGGCCGGCGGCCATGGCCCCCTTCCAGCTCGCCATTGTGCCCCTGAATATGCAGAAGTCGGAAGAGGTCGCCGCCTGCGCAGAGGAACTCTACGCAACGCTGAAGGCCCAGGGCGTCGATGTCCTAATGGACGATCGCAACGAGCGCCCAGGGGTGAAATTTGCCGACATGGAACTGATCGGCATTCCCCATCGCATTGTCATTGGTGATCGCGCACTCAAAGAGGGCAACATCGAGTACAAAGGCCGCCGTGATGACGACTCGCAACTCATCCCGCGTGAGCAGATTGTCGAGTTCATCACTGCGCAGCTGACAGGCTAA
- a CDS encoding helix-turn-helix transcriptional regulator produces the protein MTNLEQISRWNRDLSKAIAALGTPQFFPCLIEAISHQVRVDYPQVWLYRRNVPPQLLYHEIPPSALASQVDEYLDGPYQEDPFYQTSMQQPRSKIYRLSRVALGKLEETNYYTDYYAHTGTVDEVVYLTNLGEGIVINLCVMRLPHQGPFTDDEYEALYLLAEPVSELLKTQSQHRKFAAEHLIQPGIDHQINQAFKTFGSSLLSPREKDVLELMLRGYGTDTSAARLDIAVETVRRHRKSIYRKLDVSSQTDLFSLFLNAMSCVGEAGSRDPLSIYMAPR, from the coding sequence ATGACCAATCTCGAACAGATCAGCCGCTGGAACCGGGATCTATCCAAAGCCATCGCGGCCCTTGGCACCCCGCAGTTTTTCCCCTGCCTGATCGAAGCCATAAGTCACCAGGTCAGGGTCGACTACCCCCAGGTATGGCTTTACCGCCGCAACGTACCACCCCAGCTGCTGTACCACGAGATTCCACCGTCGGCCCTGGCCAGCCAGGTCGATGAATACCTGGATGGCCCCTACCAGGAAGACCCCTTTTACCAGACGTCCATGCAGCAACCGCGCTCCAAGATTTACCGTCTTTCGCGTGTTGCTCTAGGCAAGCTGGAAGAGACCAACTACTACACCGACTACTACGCCCACACCGGCACCGTCGATGAAGTGGTGTATCTGACCAATCTGGGCGAAGGTATTGTCATCAACCTGTGTGTGATGCGTCTGCCCCACCAAGGCCCCTTCACTGACGATGAATACGAGGCGCTGTACCTATTGGCGGAACCTGTCTCGGAGCTGCTAAAAACCCAGAGCCAACACCGCAAATTCGCTGCAGAGCACCTCATCCAGCCCGGCATCGATCATCAGATCAACCAGGCCTTCAAAACCTTTGGCTCCTCCCTCCTGTCACCGCGAGAGAAGGATGTCCTGGAGCTCATGCTGCGTGGCTACGGCACCGACACCTCTGCCGCCCGTCTCGACATTGCGGTGGAAACCGTGCGCAGGCACCGCAAAAGCATTTATCGCAAACTGGATGTCAGCTCGCAGACCGACCTGTTCTCACTGTTCCTCAACGCCATGTCCTGCGTAGGCGAGGCCGGCTCGCGCGACCCGCTCAGCATTTACATGGCGCCCCGCTAG
- a CDS encoding AraC family transcriptional regulator, with amino-acid sequence MVKQLVDSDFYNEAVPIEFTRALLAQAKNYGADVTALLEAARFPFDPLTQHAQTAFVSREQYSRLCLQLIQVLGDESGGVMPDVRTPVGTTRLILLSMLNSSNLSAALRRGIEFNATCRIRQGAKVVNGLVVDAEGRDATLTYLCEDDPLEHQHSVLCNLAMWLRFSGWLIGQHIDIVSATCAGPEPELNAGLRHFFPCPVEFNGTANAVSFSARHLEAELIRNEADLRHFLKLAPYHIVIEPEPSEVSVTQRIRGILGDDFREEMPSFEDLTGLLNMSARTLRRRLEKEGTSYQRIKDNARRDAAISLLSRDGLTVSEVAERVGFSDPSAFHRSFKKWTGQSPGSYR; translated from the coding sequence TTGGTAAAGCAACTGGTCGATTCTGACTTTTACAATGAAGCGGTGCCTATTGAGTTCACCCGGGCCCTGCTTGCCCAGGCGAAAAACTACGGCGCGGATGTCACTGCACTGCTGGAAGCAGCCCGGTTCCCCTTTGATCCCCTCACTCAGCACGCCCAGACAGCATTTGTGTCCCGCGAGCAATACAGCCGCCTGTGTTTGCAGTTAATCCAGGTCTTGGGAGATGAATCTGGCGGTGTCATGCCTGACGTTCGCACGCCCGTTGGAACGACGCGGCTGATATTGTTGAGCATGTTGAACAGTTCGAACCTGTCTGCAGCACTGCGCCGGGGTATCGAATTTAATGCCACTTGCCGTATTCGTCAGGGCGCGAAAGTGGTCAATGGCCTGGTGGTGGATGCTGAAGGCCGTGACGCTACGCTGACCTACCTGTGTGAAGACGACCCCCTGGAGCATCAACACAGTGTGCTCTGCAATCTGGCAATGTGGTTGCGCTTCAGTGGCTGGTTGATCGGCCAGCATATCGACATTGTCAGCGCGACCTGTGCCGGCCCCGAACCGGAGTTAAATGCGGGCCTGAGACACTTTTTCCCCTGCCCGGTGGAATTCAACGGCACCGCGAACGCGGTGAGTTTCAGCGCTCGTCATCTTGAAGCAGAGCTAATCCGCAATGAGGCGGATTTGCGCCACTTCCTGAAATTGGCGCCGTACCACATTGTCATCGAGCCGGAGCCAAGTGAGGTCAGCGTGACCCAGCGCATTCGCGGAATTCTCGGTGATGATTTTCGCGAGGAAATGCCCAGCTTCGAAGATCTCACAGGGCTGCTGAACATGTCGGCGCGTACCCTACGTCGACGCCTGGAAAAAGAGGGCACCTCCTACCAGCGCATCAAGGACAACGCCCGCCGAGATGCAGCGATTTCGCTGTTGAGTCGCGATGGATTAACGGTTTCTGAAGTGGCTGAGCGGGTGGGCTTCTCGGATCCTTCCGCCTTTCATCGCTCGTTCAAGAAGTGGACCGGGCAGTCGCCGGGGTCCTACCGCTAG
- a CDS encoding lytic transglycosylase domain-containing protein, translating to MLHHLLLVATLLWSSAGLSQPADDQERAELRDFLDSTINSAQSFDDKYDAEVWLVDMSARLARYVKDPEYRLEILQQIHAASVQANLPPELVLSVIEVESHFDRFAVSRVGAQGMMQVMPFWKDEIGRPDDNLTDNITNFSYGTRILQFYLQREKGHLHKALARYNGSVGRRTYSNKVYRAWQSHWRTDPLNWAD from the coding sequence TTGCTCCACCATCTCCTGCTGGTTGCGACCTTACTGTGGTCCTCAGCCGGCCTCAGCCAGCCCGCTGACGATCAGGAGCGCGCTGAGTTGCGCGATTTTCTGGATTCCACGATCAACTCGGCCCAGTCCTTCGACGACAAATACGATGCCGAGGTGTGGCTGGTAGATATGTCTGCGCGGCTGGCGAGATACGTCAAAGACCCGGAATACCGTTTGGAGATTCTCCAGCAGATACACGCAGCCTCGGTCCAGGCCAACCTGCCACCGGAGCTGGTATTGTCAGTGATTGAAGTGGAATCCCACTTTGACCGGTTTGCCGTGTCACGGGTAGGCGCCCAGGGAATGATGCAGGTCATGCCGTTCTGGAAAGACGAGATCGGCCGCCCCGACGACAACCTTACCGACAATATCACCAACTTTTCGTATGGAACGCGCATTCTGCAATTTTACCTGCAGCGTGAAAAAGGCCACCTGCACAAGGCGCTAGCCCGCTACAACGGCAGCGTTGGCCGGCGCACTTATTCCAACAAGGTATATCGCGCATGGCAATCGCACTGGCGCACGGATCCGCTCAACTGGGCCGACTAG
- a CDS encoding FmdB family zinc ribbon protein, whose amino-acid sequence MPIYEYQCQKCGNELEALQKISDAPLVDCPECHAPELKKKVSAAAFRLKGGGWYETDFKTGSKKNLHGGSESSSSSDSSSSASESKKSA is encoded by the coding sequence ATGCCGATTTACGAGTACCAATGCCAGAAATGTGGCAACGAACTTGAGGCGCTGCAGAAGATCAGCGATGCGCCCCTGGTTGATTGCCCCGAATGCCATGCGCCCGAGCTCAAAAAGAAGGTGAGCGCGGCCGCTTTTCGGCTGAAAGGTGGTGGTTGGTATGAGACCGATTTCAAAACCGGCAGCAAAAAGAACCTCCATGGGGGTTCGGAAAGCTCATCTTCCAGCGATTCTTCGAGCTCCGCGAGCGAAAGCAAGAAGTCAGCCTGA